Proteins encoded by one window of Chanos chanos chromosome 7, fChaCha1.1, whole genome shotgun sequence:
- the LOC115816037 gene encoding 2-oxoglutarate receptor 1-like, whose translation MTNASNGNCTNVDQLVKRYYLPVTYSIICVVGVVGNVTSLLVYMTRVRPWHSNSIIMVNLAISDLLYMFSLPSLVHYYLSDESWVLGDFACRFMRFGFLFNLYSSILFLTCLAVFRYVAVVHPLWMVQMQHKRWGVLVCVGAWTISALQMAPTLTMISTEQRGNKTHCLDLASNDPVDVWWYTWMLTALGYLLPLVVVCTCYLRIVCKLARRCQQLGSCMRTRARVQRLIVVVLMCLMICFLPYHVLRTLRVYTRMMPDVSCLMDRWVQALYAITRPLAGLNSIFNLPLYTLAGDRFKQAFLDLFKCTPCSVKSSSFVNVVSKPSSQNT comes from the coding sequence ATGACAAATGCATCAAACGGCAACTGCACTAATGTGGACCAGCTGGTGAAGCGCTACTATCTGCCCGTCACGTACAGCATCATCTGTGTGGTGGGTGTGGTGGGTAATGTGACCTCTCTGCTTGTGTACATGACCCGGGTGCGCCCGTGGCATAGTAACAGTATCATTATGGTCAATTTAGCAATCTCTGACCTACTTTATATGTTCAGCTTACCTTCCTTGGTGCATTACTACCTGTCCGATGAATCCTGGGTGCTTGGTGACTTTGCATGTCGTTTCATGCGCTTTGGATTCCTCTTCAACCTCTACAGCagcatcctcttcctcacatgCCTGGCTGTCTTTCGATATGTGGCTGTGGTACACCCCCTTTGGATGGTTCAGATGCAGCACAAACGCTGGGGCGTGTTGGTCTGTGTTGGGGCGTGGACCATATCCGCCCTTCAGATGGCACCTACACTTACAATGATTTCCACTGAACAGAGGGGAAATAAGACTCATTGTTTAGACCTGGCTAGCAATGATCCAGTTGACGTGTGGTGGTACACCTGGATGCTGACGGCGCTGGGTTATCTGCTTCCTCTAGTAGTGGTGTGCACCTGTTACCTACGTATTGTCTGTAAGCTGGCACGACGTTGTCAGCAGTTGGGCAGCTGCATGCGGACAAGAGCAAGGGTGCAACGACTAATTGTGGTGGTGCTAATGTGCCTCATGATATGTTTCCTGCCTTACCACGTGCTGCGGACACTCAGGGTGTACACGAGGATGATGCCTGACGTCTCCTGTCTCATGGATCGTTGGGTGCAAGCTCTCTACGCCATCACAAGGCCGTTGGCTGGGCTGAACTCCATCTTCAATCTCCCGCTCTACACGCTTGCCGGAGATCGCTTCAAACAGGCCTTTCTGGATCTGTTCAAGTGCACTCCATGTTCGGTGAAGTCTAGTTCATTTGTCAACGTAGTCAGCAAACCCAGCAGTCAGAACACATGA